Proteins co-encoded in one Candidatus Binataceae bacterium genomic window:
- a CDS encoding LLM class F420-dependent oxidoreductase gives MKFGIGFATSGAFSQPDLLAHLATNAERCGFESLWSVEHVAIPVKHLPYPGSKDGSMPGGDDVAIPDPLIPLAYVAAITKTIKLATGVLILPQRHPIYTAKEVATVDLLSGGRAILGIGSGWMKEEFDSLGIDFHKRGAMTDEAIQALRILWREGAAAFEGKHFKFGPLHSNPKPVNRNVPIHVGGHSSAAAKRAGRYGDGFFPTVMNPEKLKELFALVRAEAQRAGRNPDTIEFSCMARSLKPDDLKALADIGVARVVTTPPGTKPEVVTRWLEKLQEETISRS, from the coding sequence ATGAAATTCGGAATCGGTTTCGCTACTTCTGGAGCTTTCAGCCAGCCTGACCTGCTGGCGCATCTTGCCACCAACGCCGAGCGATGCGGCTTCGAGTCGCTGTGGAGCGTCGAGCACGTCGCGATACCGGTGAAGCACCTGCCGTATCCCGGCAGCAAGGACGGCTCGATGCCGGGTGGCGACGACGTTGCGATACCGGATCCATTGATTCCGCTCGCGTACGTGGCGGCGATTACGAAGACGATCAAGCTTGCCACGGGAGTCCTGATCCTGCCGCAGCGTCATCCGATCTACACGGCCAAGGAAGTCGCGACCGTCGATTTGCTCTCGGGCGGGCGCGCGATATTGGGTATCGGCAGCGGATGGATGAAAGAGGAATTCGACTCGCTCGGGATTGATTTTCACAAGCGCGGCGCGATGACCGACGAAGCGATCCAGGCCCTGCGCATCCTGTGGCGCGAGGGTGCCGCGGCCTTCGAGGGGAAACATTTCAAGTTTGGCCCGCTGCATTCGAATCCGAAGCCGGTGAACAGGAATGTTCCGATTCACGTCGGAGGTCATTCGAGCGCCGCGGCAAAGCGGGCAGGGCGCTATGGCGACGGCTTTTTCCCGACCGTGATGAATCCGGAGAAGCTCAAGGAGCTTTTCGCGCTCGTGCGCGCCGAAGCGCAGAGGGCCGGCCGCAATCCCGACACCATCGAGTTTTCATGCATGGCGAGATCATTGAAGCCGGACGACCTGAAGGCGCTCGCCGACATCGGAGTTGCTCGCGTCGTTACAACTCCGCCAGGGACGAAGCCCGAAGTAGTCACTCGCTGGCTCGAGAAATTGCAGGAGGAAACAATCTCGCGCTCGTAG
- a CDS encoding amidohydrolase family protein, whose product MIPRGIISSDGHVCEPPNCYIDYIDPKFRDRAPQVLPQPDGTEAFVVPGMKRPIALGFIDGAGFSIRDRVERAKRLKFSDVREGAYGGKARLPYMDKDGIAAEVVYASVGMGLCMHRDAEYKDACMKAYNRWLQAMCSEAPERVLGLAQTAVLSVDSAIEDFRRAKEMGFVGMMMPGHPIYEDYDHRDYDALWECASDLGLPICFHILTSREGSLAMPHRGHEMNNFLGIIRAVQDVVGLMVLGGVFERHPKLKLVCAEGDAGWMPHYMYRMDHAAKFNAENGLIKGLSKLPSEYIKSNVWMTFQDDLTAFNSLHQMPYTQLLWASDFPHTDSTWPRSQQLLAEHTAHLTEQQRQAIMRENAAKLFNLPAGHESWRMYDQAA is encoded by the coding sequence ATGATTCCTCGCGGCATCATTTCGTCAGACGGCCACGTGTGCGAGCCCCCTAATTGCTACATCGACTATATCGATCCGAAGTTTCGTGATCGCGCTCCGCAGGTCCTGCCCCAGCCCGACGGTACGGAAGCTTTTGTCGTTCCCGGCATGAAGCGTCCAATCGCGCTCGGATTCATCGACGGCGCCGGCTTCAGCATCAGGGATCGCGTCGAACGTGCGAAACGTCTCAAGTTTTCAGATGTCCGCGAGGGTGCCTACGGCGGCAAGGCGCGGCTCCCATACATGGACAAAGACGGTATTGCAGCCGAGGTTGTCTATGCCTCAGTCGGCATGGGCCTCTGCATGCATCGCGATGCCGAGTACAAGGACGCCTGCATGAAAGCCTACAACAGATGGCTGCAGGCGATGTGCAGCGAAGCGCCGGAGCGCGTCCTCGGCCTCGCGCAGACGGCGGTGCTGAGCGTGGATAGCGCGATCGAGGATTTCAGGCGCGCGAAAGAAATGGGCTTCGTCGGGATGATGATGCCGGGCCATCCGATCTACGAGGACTACGACCATCGCGACTACGATGCGCTTTGGGAATGCGCGAGCGACCTCGGTCTGCCAATTTGCTTTCATATCCTGACCTCGCGGGAGGGCAGCCTGGCGATGCCGCATCGCGGGCACGAGATGAACAACTTCCTCGGCATTATCCGCGCGGTGCAGGATGTCGTCGGTCTGATGGTTCTCGGCGGAGTTTTCGAGCGCCATCCGAAACTGAAATTGGTATGCGCGGAGGGCGACGCGGGCTGGATGCCGCATTACATGTATCGCATGGACCACGCCGCCAAGTTCAATGCGGAGAATGGACTGATTAAAGGCCTGTCAAAGCTGCCGAGTGAGTATATCAAGTCGAACGTCTGGATGACCTTCCAGGATGATTTGACGGCCTTTAATTCTTTGCATCAGATGCCATATACGCAGCTTCTGTGGGCGAGCGATTTTCCGCATACCGACTCGACGTGGCCACGCTCGCAGCAGTTACTCGCGGAACACACGGCGCATCTGACAGAACAACAGCGCCAGGCGATCATGCGCGAGAATGCGGCGAAGCTTTTCAACCTGCCTGCGGGTCACGAGTCGTGGCGCATGTACGATCAGGCTGCTTAG